The Amycolatopsis mongoliensis genome includes a window with the following:
- a CDS encoding NAD-dependent epimerase/dehydratase family protein, translating into MKQTPHPAAPKDEDQLEDLLSAPLEGVGTDLAALGGDVVLLGAGGKIGPTMTLMARRALDAAGSTATVHAVSRWSEPDVRDSLERQGVRTHSAELGDPDSVRTLPDAAGVFHLAALKFGTTGAEQRMWWTNAAIPAMVADRYRGVPTVVYSSGNVYPLTPLAHGGCTERDEPRPNGEYAQSCLARERVFAAASERWGTPTVMFRLNYACELRYGVLADIATRIAGGRPVDVTMPAVNVVWQRDVSAWALRSILLADPAAPVLNATGPETIPVRRIASLLAEAMAADVEFTGSEAPDALLNDAGDCFARFGYPSLAARTLIAWTAEWVRGGGRQLGKATKFEQRQGRY; encoded by the coding sequence ATGAAACAGACGCCCCACCCGGCGGCTCCGAAGGACGAGGACCAGCTGGAAGACCTGCTCTCCGCGCCGCTCGAGGGCGTGGGAACGGACCTCGCGGCCTTGGGCGGCGACGTGGTGCTTCTCGGCGCCGGCGGCAAGATCGGCCCGACCATGACGCTGATGGCCCGGCGGGCCCTCGACGCCGCCGGCTCGACGGCGACGGTCCACGCGGTCTCGAGGTGGTCGGAACCGGACGTCCGCGATTCCCTCGAACGCCAGGGGGTCCGCACGCACAGCGCCGAGCTCGGCGATCCGGACAGCGTCCGGACACTCCCCGACGCGGCCGGCGTGTTCCACCTCGCGGCGCTGAAGTTCGGCACCACGGGCGCCGAGCAGCGGATGTGGTGGACCAACGCGGCGATCCCGGCGATGGTGGCCGACCGCTACCGGGGCGTGCCCACCGTCGTCTACTCCAGCGGCAACGTCTACCCGCTGACCCCGCTGGCCCACGGCGGCTGCACGGAACGGGACGAACCGCGGCCGAACGGCGAATACGCGCAGTCGTGCCTGGCGCGGGAACGGGTGTTCGCGGCGGCGTCCGAGCGGTGGGGCACACCGACGGTGATGTTCCGCCTGAACTACGCCTGCGAACTGCGGTACGGCGTGCTCGCGGACATCGCGACCCGGATCGCCGGGGGACGCCCGGTCGACGTGACGATGCCGGCGGTCAACGTCGTCTGGCAGCGCGACGTCAGCGCCTGGGCGCTGCGCAGCATCCTGCTCGCCGACCCCGCGGCGCCGGTGCTCAACGCCACCGGTCCGGAGACGATCCCGGTGCGCCGCATCGCCTCGCTGCTGGCCGAGGCCATGGCGGCCGACGTCGAGTTCACCGGCAGCGAGGCGCCCGACGCGCTGCTCAACGACGCCGGCGACTGCTTCGCCCGCTTCGGCTACCCCAGCCTCGCCGCGCGGACCCTCATCGCGTGGACGGCCGAGTGGGTCCGGGGCGGCGGCAGGCAGCTCGGCAAGGCGACGAAGTTCGAGCAGCGCCAGGGGCGGTACTGA
- a CDS encoding dihydrodipicolinate synthase family protein — MTAAVRDRLLAGVTVPAHPLAVTGGGEFDERAQRALTRYYLAAGVDGLAVGVHTTQFALHDDEKLFATVLDLAARTAVDEGRQPLLVAGVIGDTAQAVREAALAAEAGYDAVLLCPYGMAVPSPDALLDRARAVGEVLPTIGFALQKAVGGPELPKSYWSRLFDLGSVVGVKAAPFDRYRTNDIARALLDHDRWNEIALLTGNDDAIVADLVTPYRGAAGRVLRVSGGLLGQWAVGTNAAAELRRLAAGPVSPDILATGADLVEVNAAVFDVAHGFAGCVAGVNEVLRQQGLLGSSRCLSTAERLSPGQAELIEQARHRFPHLFDETFVREHRDDWLG, encoded by the coding sequence ATGACCGCCGCGGTCCGCGACCGGCTGCTCGCCGGCGTCACCGTCCCCGCGCACCCGCTCGCCGTCACCGGCGGCGGCGAATTCGACGAACGCGCCCAGCGCGCCCTCACCCGGTACTACCTCGCCGCGGGCGTGGACGGCCTGGCCGTGGGCGTGCACACCACGCAGTTCGCCCTCCACGACGACGAAAAGCTGTTCGCCACCGTGCTCGATCTCGCGGCCAGGACCGCGGTGGACGAAGGCAGGCAGCCGCTCCTGGTGGCCGGCGTCATCGGGGACACCGCCCAGGCCGTCCGCGAAGCGGCGCTGGCGGCCGAAGCGGGCTACGACGCGGTTTTGCTCTGCCCGTACGGGATGGCCGTCCCCTCCCCCGACGCCCTCCTGGACCGGGCCCGCGCGGTCGGCGAAGTCCTGCCCACCATCGGGTTCGCGCTCCAGAAAGCCGTCGGCGGGCCGGAGCTGCCGAAGTCGTACTGGAGCCGCCTGTTCGACCTCGGCTCGGTCGTCGGCGTCAAGGCCGCGCCGTTCGACCGGTACCGCACCAACGACATCGCCCGCGCGCTGCTCGACCACGACCGGTGGAACGAAATCGCGTTGCTCACCGGCAACGACGACGCGATCGTCGCCGACCTCGTCACGCCCTACCGCGGGGCAGCTGGCCGGGTCCTGCGCGTGTCGGGCGGGTTGCTCGGCCAGTGGGCGGTCGGCACGAACGCCGCCGCCGAGCTGCGCCGCCTCGCCGCCGGTCCGGTCAGCCCCGACATCCTGGCGACGGGCGCCGACCTCGTCGAGGTGAACGCCGCCGTCTTCGACGTCGCCCACGGCTTCGCCGGTTGCGTCGCGGGCGTGAACGAAGTCCTTCGCCAGCAAGGACTTCTCGGTTCATCACGGTGCCTGTCGACCGCCGAGCGGCTGTCTCCGGGCCAGGCGGAGCTGATCGAGCAGGCCCGGCACCGCTTCCCGCACCTGTTCGACGAAACCTTCGTGAGGGAGCACCGCGATGACTGGCTCGGCTGA
- a CDS encoding mannitol dehydrogenase family protein, with protein sequence MTGSADRPPVRIVHLGLGAFHRAHQVAYTQLGDPEWGIAAVQGRSARLARTLAAQDHVYTLVERGPDTDAFHRMTALVAAYGADRAAELDRLVADPGVAVITLTITEAGYVVDEKDVAAMRESRVPRTAPSRLLRALDARRRSGAGPIAVVPCDNVLANGARIRSALTVLASEMDGDLLAWMTDHVSFVDTVSDRITPAATPADVDLVATAAGWPDRAPVVTEPFSEWVLAGEFPAGRPDWQRAGTTVVDDIRPFERRKLRLLNGAHLFLAMAGPARGHETVAEAIADPELARLTDEYWAAASPGVPDAAAYRKRLRARFANGRIQHSLAQIAQDAEHKLRERVVPLVTELLAAGADPGPALRVVAAWLAHTGDAPRPDAALDRLAPGWAADRRLRHGLDLAALELSRLGSPSGR encoded by the coding sequence ATGACTGGCTCGGCTGACCGGCCGCCCGTGCGGATCGTCCACCTCGGACTCGGCGCCTTCCACCGCGCCCACCAGGTGGCGTACACGCAGCTCGGCGACCCGGAGTGGGGCATCGCGGCCGTCCAAGGCCGGTCCGCGCGCCTGGCCCGGACGCTCGCGGCCCAGGACCACGTCTACACGCTCGTCGAACGCGGCCCGGACACCGACGCCTTCCACCGGATGACCGCGCTCGTGGCCGCGTACGGCGCGGACCGGGCGGCGGAGCTCGACCGGCTGGTGGCCGACCCCGGCGTCGCGGTGATCACGCTGACGATCACCGAAGCGGGGTACGTCGTCGACGAGAAGGACGTCGCCGCGATGCGCGAGAGCCGCGTGCCCCGCACGGCACCTTCCCGGCTGCTGCGGGCGCTCGACGCGCGGCGGCGCTCGGGCGCCGGTCCGATCGCCGTCGTGCCGTGCGACAACGTCCTCGCCAACGGTGCGCGGATCCGCTCGGCGCTGACCGTGCTGGCGTCCGAAATGGACGGTGACCTGCTCGCGTGGATGACGGATCACGTCTCGTTCGTCGACACCGTCTCCGACCGCATCACCCCCGCGGCCACGCCCGCCGACGTCGACCTGGTCGCCACGGCGGCCGGCTGGCCCGACCGGGCCCCGGTGGTCACCGAGCCGTTCTCCGAGTGGGTCCTCGCCGGGGAGTTCCCCGCGGGCCGCCCGGACTGGCAGCGCGCGGGCACGACGGTCGTCGACGACATCCGCCCGTTCGAGCGGCGCAAGCTGCGGCTGCTCAACGGGGCGCACCTCTTCCTGGCCATGGCGGGACCGGCCCGCGGACACGAGACCGTCGCCGAGGCGATCGCCGATCCCGAGCTCGCCCGGCTCACGGACGAGTACTGGGCGGCCGCGTCGCCCGGCGTGCCGGACGCCGCCGCCTACCGGAAGCGGCTACGCGCCCGGTTCGCCAACGGCCGGATCCAGCACTCGCTCGCGCAGATCGCCCAGGACGCCGAGCACAAACTGCGGGAACGCGTCGTCCCGCTGGTGACCGAGCTGCTCGCGGCCGGCGCCGATCCCGGCCCGGCCCTGCGCGTCGTGGCGGCTTGGCTGGCCCACACCGGCGACGCTCCCCGGCCGGACGCCGCCCTCGACCGGCTGGCGCCCGGCTGGGCCGCCGACCGCCGCCTGCGGCACGGGCTCGACCTGGCCGCTCTCGAACTCTCCCGGCTCGGCTCCCCGTCCGGGAGATGA
- a CDS encoding LamG domain-containing protein, with protein MGSPRPLLLAAAVTLAAGLLTATGGTVAEAAACGYDAAVLADQPAAYWRMDGAATGHENDVSGHGLTGAYAGTRSAATLPDGERAADFDGATGYLEVADNPVLSPATTGRFTLEAWMRPDTLEFPHSQSSGYVHWMGKGETGQHEYVARMYSKTTTENRPNRVSGYAFNLDGGLGAGSYFQDAVTAGQWIHYVLVIDSADTSTEYPHGYTKIYRDGVLRDQDQLEISGTVITPARGTAPFRVGTRDFGSWFAGAVGKVAVYDHELSAERIAAHTAAMTAACTRGGHGHGHRPCPHPGRPT; from the coding sequence ATGGGCTCACCACGTCCCCTCCTCCTCGCCGCGGCGGTCACCCTGGCCGCCGGGCTCCTCACCGCCACCGGCGGCACGGTCGCCGAAGCCGCGGCCTGCGGCTACGACGCGGCCGTCCTCGCCGACCAGCCGGCCGCGTACTGGCGCATGGACGGCGCCGCCACCGGGCACGAGAACGACGTCAGCGGACACGGGCTCACCGGCGCCTACGCCGGCACGCGCTCGGCGGCCACCCTCCCCGACGGCGAACGGGCGGCCGACTTCGACGGCGCCACCGGCTACCTCGAAGTCGCCGACAACCCGGTGCTGAGCCCGGCCACCACGGGCCGGTTCACCCTCGAAGCGTGGATGCGGCCCGACACGCTGGAGTTCCCGCACAGCCAGAGCTCCGGGTACGTGCACTGGATGGGCAAAGGCGAAACCGGGCAGCACGAGTACGTCGCCCGGATGTACTCGAAGACCACCACCGAAAACCGGCCCAACCGCGTCTCCGGCTACGCCTTCAACCTCGACGGCGGCCTCGGTGCGGGCTCGTACTTCCAGGACGCGGTGACCGCCGGCCAGTGGATCCACTACGTCCTGGTCATCGACTCCGCCGACACCAGCACCGAATATCCGCACGGCTACACGAAGATCTACCGCGACGGCGTGCTGCGCGACCAGGACCAGCTCGAAATCTCGGGCACCGTCATCACCCCGGCCCGCGGCACCGCGCCCTTCCGCGTCGGCACCCGGGACTTCGGGTCCTGGTTCGCCGGCGCCGTCGGCAAGGTCGCCGTGTACGACCACGAGCTCAGCGCCGAACGGATCGCGGCCCACACGGCGGCCATGACCGCGGCGTGCACTCGCGGCGGCCACGGCCACGGGCACCGGCCCTGCCCGCACCCCGGCCGTCCCACCTGA
- the manD gene encoding D-mannonate dehydratase ManD: protein MTATQLVPPATETGDAGTRIASAEVLVTSPGRNFVTLRLRTEDGVVGLGDATVNGRELAVASYLADHVTPLLIGRDAHAIEDTWQYLYRGAYWRRGPITMAAIAAVDTALWDIKAKLAGLPLYQLLGGRSRRGCLAYGHASGADLPELFDSVRAHLEQGYRAIRIQTGIPGLGSVYGVASSAHAGVGGGTRYDHEPARRSDVPVEEEWDTRAYLRHAPRVFEAVRAEFGPDLPLLHDAHHRLTPIQAARLGKSLEPYDLFWLEDVTPAENPAVLRRVREHTTTPLAIGEVFNTIWDYRELFEEQLIDYVRSPVTHAGGITALRRIFDYAAVYQIKSGVHGPTDVSPVGLAAALHLGIALPNFGIQEYMKHSAETDEVFRPTHRFEDGLLHPGEQPGLGVEYDDEVADAHPYARAYLPVNRLSLDGAMHDW, encoded by the coding sequence ATGACCGCCACCCAGCTCGTCCCGCCCGCCACCGAAACCGGCGACGCGGGCACCCGGATCGCGTCGGCCGAGGTGCTCGTCACCTCGCCCGGCCGCAACTTCGTCACCCTGCGCCTGCGCACCGAAGACGGCGTCGTCGGGCTCGGCGACGCGACCGTCAACGGCCGCGAACTGGCCGTGGCGTCCTACCTCGCCGACCACGTGACGCCGCTGCTGATCGGCCGCGACGCGCACGCCATCGAGGACACCTGGCAATACCTCTACCGGGGCGCCTACTGGCGGCGCGGCCCGATCACCATGGCCGCCATCGCCGCCGTCGACACCGCGTTGTGGGACATCAAGGCCAAGCTGGCGGGGCTCCCGCTGTACCAGCTGCTCGGCGGCCGGAGCCGGCGCGGCTGCCTGGCCTACGGGCACGCCAGCGGCGCCGACCTGCCGGAGCTGTTCGACTCGGTGCGCGCCCACCTCGAGCAGGGGTACCGCGCCATCCGGATCCAGACCGGGATCCCCGGGCTCGGGTCGGTGTACGGCGTCGCGTCCAGTGCCCACGCGGGCGTGGGCGGCGGCACCCGCTACGACCACGAGCCGGCCCGCCGGTCCGACGTGCCGGTCGAGGAGGAGTGGGACACCCGGGCGTACTTGCGCCACGCTCCCCGCGTGTTCGAAGCGGTCCGGGCCGAGTTCGGCCCCGACCTGCCGCTCCTGCACGACGCCCACCACCGGCTGACGCCGATCCAGGCGGCCCGGCTGGGCAAGTCCCTGGAGCCGTACGACCTGTTCTGGCTCGAGGACGTCACGCCCGCGGAGAACCCGGCGGTGCTGCGGCGGGTTCGGGAACACACGACCACGCCGCTGGCGATCGGCGAGGTGTTCAACACGATCTGGGACTACCGCGAGCTCTTCGAGGAGCAGCTGATCGACTACGTCCGCTCCCCGGTCACGCACGCGGGCGGGATCACCGCGCTGCGGCGCATCTTCGACTACGCGGCGGTGTACCAGATCAAGTCCGGCGTCCACGGCCCCACCGACGTCTCCCCCGTCGGCCTCGCCGCCGCCCTGCACCTCGGGATCGCCCTCCCGAACTTCGGGATCCAGGAGTACATGAAGCACTCCGCGGAAACCGACGAGGTGTTCCGGCCGACCCACCGGTTCGAGGACGGCCTGCTCCACCCGGGCGAGCAGCCGGGTCTCGGCGTCGAGTACGACGACGAGGTGGCCGACGCACACCCGTACGCCCGCGCGTACCTCCCCGTGAACCGCCTCAGCTTGGACGGCGCCATGCACGACTGGTGA
- a CDS encoding type 2 periplasmic-binding domain-containing protein yields MQSLRDALPQVIKDTGVIRFAGDSHPPYRTVAENGTVTGLSAALQGMLGNRYGPVKATAEREKQFDTITWMTTRTAYVFPVDSTAGTTRTEDPCGKRVAVVTASVVEEQLNKLSRFCTQNKRPATQTIGLDDTNGTLLATRSGRADAAGMTEAAAIDVTRRQGAYKYVTQTEAQGATKDDPALYVPKSSKPGPVLQQVFEELFENGTYVGIMSRWGLNRVSVPEPVFNAATSG; encoded by the coding sequence GTGCAGTCCTTGCGCGACGCGCTGCCGCAGGTGATCAAGGACACCGGCGTGATCCGGTTCGCCGGTGATTCCCATCCGCCTTATCGCACGGTCGCGGAGAACGGGACGGTCACCGGGCTGTCGGCGGCGCTGCAGGGCATGCTGGGCAACCGGTACGGCCCGGTCAAGGCCACTGCCGAACGCGAGAAGCAGTTCGACACGATCACCTGGATGACCACCCGCACGGCCTACGTGTTCCCGGTCGACTCGACCGCCGGGACCACCCGGACCGAAGACCCCTGCGGCAAGCGGGTCGCGGTGGTGACCGCCAGCGTCGTCGAAGAGCAGCTGAACAAGCTGTCGCGGTTCTGCACGCAGAACAAGCGCCCGGCCACGCAGACCATCGGCCTCGACGACACCAACGGCACGCTGCTGGCCACCCGCTCGGGGCGCGCGGACGCGGCGGGGATGACAGAGGCCGCGGCGATCGACGTGACGCGGCGCCAGGGGGCGTACAAGTACGTCACCCAGACCGAAGCCCAGGGCGCGACCAAGGACGATCCGGCGTTGTACGTGCCCAAGTCCTCGAAGCCGGGTCCGGTGCTGCAGCAGGTGTTCGAGGAGCTGTTCGAAAACGGCACCTACGTCGGGATCATGTCGCGGTGGGGGCTGAACCGGGTCTCGGTGCCCGAGCCGGTGTTCAACGCGGCGACCTCCGGCTGA
- a CDS encoding helix-turn-helix transcriptional regulator, whose amino-acid sequence MDDLGRALRTWRDRLEPASVGIPHKAPRRAPGLRREEVAVLAGISIEYVVRLEQGRAAKPSAQVCTSLGRALQLSDAEQAHLMRLAGHSADPHRVPRLIPGSVRRLLERLASHPLAVYDATWQLLHWNPLFAATFGDPTTVTEDHRNLLLMHFEGMPNPARFSPEDRAAFEDSLVADLRATTSRYPDDPDVEALITRLRRVPGFRQLWAAASVAEHQSGHKLIEHPEIGPIDLDSDVLTTQGSNLRVVVYTPRPGTDARDKLDFLAAMGTQRMASDRSQGL is encoded by the coding sequence ATGGATGATCTCGGCCGGGCGCTGCGGACGTGGCGCGATCGCCTCGAACCCGCGAGCGTGGGCATCCCGCACAAAGCGCCCCGGCGTGCCCCGGGACTCCGCCGCGAGGAAGTGGCCGTCCTCGCCGGCATCTCGATCGAATACGTCGTCCGGCTCGAGCAAGGACGCGCGGCCAAGCCGTCCGCCCAGGTCTGTACCTCGCTGGGCCGGGCGCTGCAGCTGTCGGACGCCGAGCAGGCACACCTCATGCGGCTGGCCGGGCACTCGGCCGACCCGCACCGCGTTCCCCGGCTGATTCCCGGCAGCGTCCGCCGCCTGCTGGAACGGTTGGCGAGCCACCCGCTCGCCGTGTACGACGCCACCTGGCAGTTGCTGCACTGGAACCCGTTGTTCGCCGCGACCTTCGGAGACCCGACGACGGTGACCGAGGACCACCGCAACCTGCTGCTCATGCACTTCGAGGGCATGCCGAACCCCGCGCGGTTCAGTCCTGAGGACCGTGCCGCGTTCGAGGATTCCCTCGTGGCGGACCTGCGAGCCACGACCAGCCGGTACCCCGACGACCCGGACGTCGAGGCGCTGATCACCCGGCTGCGGCGGGTGCCCGGCTTCCGGCAGCTGTGGGCAGCCGCGTCGGTCGCCGAGCACCAGAGCGGGCACAAGCTGATCGAGCACCCCGAGATCGGCCCGATCGACCTCGACTCCGACGTGCTCACCACACAGGGCTCGAATCTGCGGGTCGTCGTCTACACGCCCCGCCCGGGCACCGACGCCCGGGACAAGCTCGACTTCCTGGCGGCGATGGGCACCCAGCGAATGGCCTCCGACCGCAGTCAGGGGCTCTGA
- a CDS encoding SDR family oxidoreductase — translation MNATHSELVVVTGASTGIGRATAQRLATDGFHVLAGVRSEAAAAEVKAGRIEPVLLDITDEDQVAALADTVRADRRPLRAVVNNAGIAVNAPIEALPLAEWRRQFDVSVFGQVAVIQAFMPALLRSKGRVVNIGSTGGKVAMPSFGAYSGAKFAMEAISDSLRREVEPFGVTVAVVIPGAIRTKLAERGNATGERLIAGMTLEQRARYAGLAKAFRATTESWGSNGLDASLVADVVSKAIRARKPRTRYTVGRDAAVMTRLTHLVSDRLLDRMVRHTMGL, via the coding sequence ATGAACGCAACCCACTCCGAGCTCGTGGTGGTCACGGGCGCAAGCACCGGCATCGGGCGGGCGACCGCGCAGCGGTTGGCCACCGACGGTTTCCACGTCCTCGCAGGCGTCCGGAGCGAGGCAGCCGCCGCGGAGGTGAAGGCCGGGCGCATCGAACCGGTGCTGCTCGACATCACCGACGAGGATCAGGTGGCCGCGCTCGCCGACACGGTCCGCGCGGACCGCCGTCCGCTGCGCGCGGTGGTCAACAACGCCGGGATCGCGGTGAACGCCCCGATCGAGGCGCTACCGCTGGCCGAGTGGCGCCGGCAGTTCGACGTCTCGGTGTTCGGTCAGGTGGCGGTCATCCAGGCCTTCATGCCCGCGCTCCTGCGGAGCAAGGGCCGCGTCGTCAACATCGGCTCCACCGGCGGGAAGGTCGCCATGCCGAGCTTCGGCGCGTACTCCGGCGCGAAGTTCGCCATGGAAGCCATCAGCGACTCCCTGCGTCGCGAGGTGGAGCCGTTCGGTGTCACCGTCGCCGTGGTCATCCCCGGTGCGATCCGCACCAAGCTGGCCGAACGCGGAAACGCGACGGGGGAACGGCTGATCGCGGGCATGACCCTGGAGCAGCGAGCCCGCTACGCCGGGCTCGCGAAAGCCTTCCGCGCCACCACGGAATCCTGGGGCAGCAACGGTTTGGACGCGTCCCTCGTCGCCGATGTCGTCTCGAAGGCGATCCGGGCGCGGAAGCCGCGAACCCGCTACACGGTCGGTCGTGACGCCGCCGTGATGACCCGGCTGACGCACCTCGTGTCCGATCGCCTGCTCGACCGGATGGTGCGCCACACGATGGGGCTCTGA
- a CDS encoding alpha/beta hydrolase fold domain-containing protein, with product MPGTHSMLDQELAAAFAALPKVANGTLLDLSDIPALRAQLGAATAHLPATPPDPRMTISTLRIPRDDRTELEVVLYRPADAEHVLPALLWFHAGAQVLGDSARADDAYHTALALSLGCVVAAVAYRLAPETPAPGAAEDGYLAYTHLVEQAAGHRIDPHRIGLAGASGGGAPAAATALMVRDRRAMPPCSLSLLYPMLDDRLETASSAEAASEVVFTHADMRYAWAAVLGDRAGADDVDPYSAPGRATDLAGLPDTFVALAQFDLLRDEGIDFARRLIAAGVPVDLHLYARAFHAWDRFAPASALTRSFEQAWHAFVRRGTSGKSPL from the coding sequence GTGCCCGGTACCCACAGCATGCTCGACCAGGAGCTCGCCGCCGCGTTCGCCGCCCTGCCCAAGGTTGCGAACGGCACCTTGCTCGACCTCTCCGACATCCCGGCGTTACGCGCACAGCTGGGCGCGGCCACGGCTCACCTGCCCGCGACGCCCCCGGACCCGCGGATGACGATTTCGACACTGCGGATCCCGCGGGACGACCGGACCGAGCTCGAGGTCGTCCTGTACCGCCCGGCGGACGCCGAGCACGTCCTCCCGGCCCTGCTCTGGTTCCACGCCGGTGCCCAGGTCCTCGGCGACAGTGCCCGCGCCGACGACGCCTACCACACCGCGCTGGCCCTGAGCCTCGGGTGCGTCGTGGCAGCCGTCGCCTACCGGCTCGCCCCGGAGACTCCGGCTCCCGGCGCGGCCGAGGACGGCTATCTCGCCTACACCCACCTCGTCGAGCAGGCCGCCGGCCATCGGATCGATCCGCATCGGATCGGACTCGCGGGCGCCAGTGGTGGCGGCGCGCCCGCCGCCGCCACCGCGCTCATGGTGCGCGACCGCCGGGCCATGCCGCCGTGCTCGCTGTCCCTGCTCTACCCGATGCTCGATGACCGTCTCGAGACGGCGTCGAGCGCGGAGGCCGCCTCCGAGGTCGTCTTCACCCACGCTGACATGCGGTACGCCTGGGCCGCGGTACTGGGCGACCGGGCCGGTGCGGATGACGTGGACCCGTACTCCGCGCCCGGCCGGGCCACCGATCTCGCCGGCTTGCCGGACACCTTCGTCGCCTTGGCTCAGTTCGACCTGCTGCGGGACGAGGGCATCGACTTCGCGCGACGGCTGATCGCCGCCGGTGTTCCGGTCGATCTGCACCTCTACGCCCGAGCGTTCCACGCCTGGGACCGCTTCGCCCCGGCGTCGGCCCTGACCCGCTCGTTCGAGCAGGCCTGGCACGCGTTCGTCCGGCGCGGCACATCCGGCAAAAGTCCTTTGTAG
- a CDS encoding SDR family NAD(P)-dependent oxidoreductase — MEQRFAGKVVVVTGASSGIGDGIARRFAAEGAALVLAARRMDRLEALAADIGADRALPVATDVTSREQVQLMIDAGADRFGGIDVLVSNAGVGLVKEFEETTAADWRLIMSTDVDSCFFGAQAALPYLKDSRGSIVQIASASGLGGDRRLTAYNAAKGAVVNLTRGLAFDLGRFGIRVNTIAPSLTGSAELATKYAGLVERFDRRRALAGAGTPADVAGAVTFLASDDARVITGVVLPVDGGITAGSGQPSLF, encoded by the coding sequence GTGGAGCAACGTTTCGCGGGGAAGGTGGTCGTGGTCACCGGTGCCAGTTCGGGCATCGGTGACGGCATCGCCCGGCGGTTCGCCGCCGAGGGGGCCGCTCTCGTCCTGGCCGCGCGGCGGATGGACCGGTTGGAGGCCCTCGCGGCCGACATCGGTGCGGACCGGGCGCTGCCCGTCGCCACCGATGTCACGAGCCGGGAACAGGTGCAGCTGATGATCGACGCCGGCGCCGACCGGTTCGGCGGGATCGACGTGCTGGTGTCCAACGCCGGGGTCGGACTCGTGAAGGAGTTCGAGGAGACCACCGCGGCCGACTGGCGGCTGATCATGAGCACCGACGTCGACAGCTGCTTCTTCGGTGCCCAGGCGGCACTGCCGTACCTGAAGGACAGTCGCGGCAGCATCGTCCAGATCGCCTCCGCCTCCGGCCTCGGGGGCGACCGCAGGCTCACCGCCTACAACGCCGCCAAGGGCGCGGTCGTGAACCTCACCCGCGGGCTCGCCTTCGACCTCGGCCGGTTCGGCATCCGGGTGAACACCATCGCCCCGTCGCTGACCGGTTCGGCGGAGCTGGCGACGAAGTACGCCGGCCTGGTCGAACGCTTCGACCGGCGCCGGGCTCTGGCCGGCGCCGGCACGCCGGCCGACGTCGCCGGCGCAGTCACCTTCCTGGCCTCGGACGACGCTCGCGTCATCACCGGAGTCGTCCTGCCCGTCGACGGAGGCATCACCGCCGGCAGTGGCCAGCCCTCCCTGTTCTGA
- a CDS encoding TetR/AcrR family transcriptional regulator: protein MRLRLQEAALELYLERGYDKTTTGDIAARAGVTERTFFRHFADKREVFFDGETELRDLLTGAVAEVPAGVKPLPALRAAFHEVVPLIERNLPVTERRAPVIATTPALQERALSKGAFLVASLADALRARGVPGPQAALYAQVGMDTYSIAIRRWGADRTEDLHTHIDRAFTDLRLATNALK, encoded by the coding sequence GTGCGACTGCGGCTCCAAGAGGCCGCGCTCGAGCTGTACCTGGAGCGCGGCTACGACAAGACCACGACCGGAGACATCGCCGCCCGCGCCGGGGTCACCGAGCGCACCTTCTTCCGCCACTTCGCCGACAAGCGCGAGGTTTTCTTCGACGGCGAGACCGAGCTGCGGGATCTGCTCACCGGCGCCGTCGCCGAGGTCCCCGCCGGCGTCAAACCACTGCCCGCGCTGCGGGCCGCGTTCCACGAAGTCGTGCCGCTGATCGAGCGCAACCTGCCCGTCACCGAGCGGCGGGCACCCGTCATCGCCACCACTCCGGCCCTGCAGGAACGGGCACTGTCCAAGGGCGCGTTCCTGGTCGCCTCCCTCGCCGACGCGCTGCGGGCCCGCGGCGTCCCCGGCCCGCAGGCCGCCCTGTACGCCCAGGTGGGCATGGACACGTACTCGATCGCCATCCGCCGCTGGGGCGCCGACCGCACCGAGGACCTGCACACCCACATCGACCGCGCCTTCACCGACCTACGGCTCGCCACGAACGCCCTGAAGTGA